One region of Pseudomonas sp. B21-040 genomic DNA includes:
- a CDS encoding PhzF family phenazine biosynthesis protein, with protein sequence MQLEFHQVDAFSDRPFSGNPAMVYRLDTWLADELMQKIAAEHNLAETAFVVREGQHWHIRWFTPTTEVPLCGHATLASAYVLFEVYKEPAERLDFICKSGPLSVSRDGERLWLDFPAITPSEVGVTLDVERALGVEVVDVLGSNELFVVLESEQAVLDCQPDMVALAKLPWPGAIVTAKGNKHDFVSRYFAPAIGINEDPVTGSTHCSLIPYWSKRLGKTSLTAYQCSKRGGELFCRLEGDRVKIGGNATLVASGTLRLA encoded by the coding sequence ATGCAGCTTGAGTTTCATCAAGTCGATGCGTTCAGTGATCGACCATTCAGTGGCAACCCGGCGATGGTGTATCGGCTGGATACCTGGCTCGCCGACGAACTGATGCAGAAAATCGCCGCCGAACACAATCTCGCCGAAACCGCTTTCGTGGTGCGTGAAGGACAGCATTGGCACATCCGCTGGTTTACCCCGACGACTGAGGTGCCACTGTGTGGGCATGCGACGCTGGCCAGCGCCTATGTGTTGTTTGAGGTCTATAAAGAGCCGGCCGAGCGTCTGGACTTCATTTGCAAGTCCGGCCCGTTGAGTGTGAGTCGTGACGGCGAGCGCTTGTGGTTGGACTTCCCGGCGATCACGCCCTCAGAAGTGGGTGTCACCCTGGATGTCGAGCGCGCCCTGGGTGTCGAAGTGGTCGATGTGCTGGGTTCAAACGAGTTGTTTGTGGTGTTGGAGTCAGAACAGGCAGTGCTTGATTGCCAGCCGGACATGGTCGCCTTGGCGAAGCTGCCGTGGCCCGGGGCGATTGTGACCGCCAAGGGCAACAAGCATGATTTTGTCTCCCGCTATTTCGCGCCAGCGATTGGCATCAACGAAGACCCGGTGACTGGCTCGACCCATTGCAGCCTGATTCCGTATTGGTCGAAACGGCTGGGTAAAACGAGCCTGACCGCGTATCAGTGTTCGAAACGAGGTGGGGAGTTGTTCTGTCGGTTGGAAGGCGATCGGGTAAAAATCGGCGGGAATGCAACGCTGGTTGCGAGCGGAACGCTGAGATTGGCCTAA
- the ybaK gene encoding Cys-tRNA(Pro) deacylase, with amino-acid sequence MTPALDLLKKVRAEHRVHSYEHDPKAASYGLEAAEKLGLDPAQVFKTLLAASEKGELLVAVVPVVGSLDLKHLAHAAGVKKVEMADPAAAQRATGYLLGGISPLGQKKRLRTFIDSSAQPLASIFVSAGRRGLEVELAPAVLAEHTQATFADIGRV; translated from the coding sequence ATGACCCCCGCATTGGATTTGTTGAAAAAAGTTCGAGCCGAACATCGTGTGCACAGTTACGAACATGATCCAAAAGCTGCGTCCTATGGATTGGAGGCCGCCGAGAAGCTCGGGCTCGACCCGGCGCAAGTGTTCAAGACCTTGCTGGCGGCCAGTGAAAAAGGTGAGTTGCTGGTGGCGGTGGTGCCGGTCGTCGGGAGTCTGGATTTGAAGCATCTGGCCCACGCGGCGGGTGTGAAGAAAGTCGAGATGGCCGACCCTGCGGCTGCGCAACGAGCGACGGGGTATCTGTTGGGCGGAATCAGTCCGTTGGGGCAGAAGAAGCGTTTGCGCACGTTTATCGACAGTTCGGCTCAGCCACTGGCGAGCATTTTTGTCAGTGCCGGGCGTCGCGGTCTGGAAGTTGAATTGGCGCCGGCAGTGCTGGCCGAACACACTCAAGCGACGTTTGCCGATATCGGGCGCGTTTGA